One part of the Marinobacter sp. M3C genome encodes these proteins:
- a CDS encoding 3-deoxy-7-phosphoheptulonate synthase: protein MLAILHPDTPMDSEAYRITLNFLENLPGVSVRVHEIQGATQRLTEVYLLGNTKGLNKEDIEALPAVERAIRISEDYRILGRHKDNNRQNGFTYNGVEFNQSNLNIFAGLCAVDVPEHVEQMMQALEQHGEVCTRMGAYKPRTNPYSFQGHGKGCLPWVFEKAGKHGIKVVAMEITHESHIEEIDNCLEKLGRPTGVMLQIGTRNTQNFELLKAIGRQSTYPALLKRGFGITLNESLNAAEYLASEGNANVIFCLRGMKTEAGQPHRNMVDFAHVPTVKRLTRMPVCIDPSHSVGSRDRAPDGILEVMHATAQGVVAGANMVLVDFHPKPEKALVDGPQALLMNELPAYLEDIRLCHDTWKKRQAIYKTVKDSLAK from the coding sequence ATGCTAGCCATTCTTCATCCTGACACACCAATGGACAGCGAGGCTTATCGCATCACGTTGAATTTCCTGGAAAATTTACCAGGCGTTTCAGTACGCGTCCACGAAATTCAAGGTGCCACACAGCGGTTAACCGAAGTGTATTTGCTGGGCAACACCAAGGGCCTTAACAAAGAAGACATAGAAGCGCTGCCGGCGGTCGAACGGGCTATCCGCATTTCCGAAGATTACCGAATTCTGGGACGCCATAAAGACAACAATCGTCAAAACGGCTTTACCTACAACGGCGTGGAATTCAACCAGTCTAACCTGAATATTTTTGCTGGCCTGTGTGCGGTGGATGTGCCCGAACACGTCGAGCAAATGATGCAGGCGCTGGAACAGCACGGCGAAGTGTGTACCCGCATGGGTGCGTATAAGCCGCGCACCAACCCCTATTCGTTTCAGGGCCACGGCAAGGGCTGCTTGCCCTGGGTGTTTGAAAAAGCCGGCAAGCACGGTATTAAGGTGGTGGCCATGGAAATTACCCATGAAAGCCACATTGAAGAAATTGATAACTGTCTGGAAAAGCTGGGGCGCCCTACCGGCGTCATGCTGCAAATTGGCACCCGCAACACCCAGAACTTTGAGCTTCTGAAGGCCATTGGTCGCCAGAGCACCTACCCGGCGCTGCTTAAGCGTGGCTTCGGCATTACCTTGAACGAGTCTTTGAACGCGGCGGAATACCTGGCGTCGGAAGGCAATGCTAACGTCATTTTCTGCCTACGCGGTATGAAAACCGAAGCGGGCCAGCCCCACCGCAACATGGTAGATTTCGCCCACGTACCCACGGTAAAACGCTTGACCCGCATGCCGGTGTGCATTGACCCGTCCCACTCTGTGGGCAGCCGTGACCGCGCGCCGGACGGCATTCTGGAAGTGATGCACGCCACCGCACAGGGTGTTGTAGCTGGCGCCAACATGGTGTTGGTAGATTTCCATCCGAAGCCGGAGAAAGCTCTGGTAGACGGTCCTCAGGCGCTGTTGATGAACGAATTGCCGGCGTATCTGGAAGACATCCGCCTGTGCCACGACACCTGGAAAAAACGCCAGGCAATTTATAAGACTGTTAAGGATTCGCTGGCCAAATGA
- a CDS encoding glycerophosphodiester phosphodiesterase, with amino-acid sequence MIVYGHRGAKGEAPENTLEGFAHAYRQGIRHFELDLVLSKDGIPVLVHDLTVNRTTTFKGNVSDYTLAELTGMDARRNVSSWPSPVGIPSLDQLLNQFDDLEHLQLEVKSDKSPRMNVLSNRLTEIIQARRLYDKVAVTSSDVHFLKEIRRRNRNIRLGLVAERKFPRPMTIASRLEVEYLCINWKLLSKELVEHAHRKGMHVSAWTVNRIFDMLELEKMGVDSIITDYPTSTMTYFDNRSRYRRALPDNSSVTVTGTQQAAGTH; translated from the coding sequence ATGATTGTATACGGACACCGCGGTGCCAAAGGTGAGGCTCCGGAAAACACTCTGGAAGGCTTTGCGCATGCCTATCGCCAGGGCATACGCCATTTTGAGCTGGATCTGGTGCTGTCGAAAGACGGCATTCCCGTGCTGGTACACGATTTAACGGTGAATCGTACAACCACGTTTAAAGGTAATGTCAGCGATTACACTCTGGCAGAACTGACCGGTATGGACGCCCGCCGTAACGTCAGTTCCTGGCCGAGCCCGGTAGGCATCCCCAGCCTGGATCAGTTGCTGAATCAGTTTGACGATCTTGAACACTTACAGCTGGAAGTAAAAAGCGATAAATCCCCGCGCATGAATGTGCTCAGCAACCGGCTAACGGAAATCATTCAGGCACGACGGCTTTATGACAAAGTGGCCGTAACTTCGTCTGATGTTCATTTTTTGAAGGAAATTCGCCGGCGTAATCGCAATATTCGGTTGGGGCTGGTGGCGGAGCGCAAGTTTCCGCGGCCGATGACCATTGCCAGCCGTCTGGAAGTGGAATACTTGTGCATCAACTGGAAGTTGCTCAGCAAGGAGCTGGTGGAGCATGCCCACCGCAAAGGTATGCACGTATCGGCGTGGACGGTAAACCGCATTTTCGACATGCTGGAACTGGAAAAAATGGGGGTAGACAGCATTATTACCGACTACCCGACCAGCACCATGACCTACTTTGACAATCGTAGCCGTTACCGGCGGGCTCTGCCCGACAACAGTAGTGTCACTGTGACGGGCACTCAGCAGGCGGCGGGCACTCACTAA
- the sthA gene encoding Si-specific NAD(P)(+) transhydrogenase encodes MPEHHYDVVVIGAGPSGEGAAMNATKNGKRVAIVEDKTTVGGNCTHWGTIPSKALRHSVKQIITFNTNQMFRDIGEPRWFSFPRVLQNAQKVIGTQVKQRTQFYSRNRIDLINGSASFVDANQLEVRGSKGVEILHFKQAIIASGSRPYLPPDLNFRHHRIYNSDTVLSLSHTPRTLIIYGAGVIGSEYASIFAGLGVKVDLINPGSRLLQFLDDDISDALSYHLRNNGVLVRHNEEYESVDGDDSGVVLSLKSGKKIRADAFLWCNGRTGNTDKLALENIGLQANSRGQLAVDDHYRTEVENIYAVGDVIGWPSLASAAYDQGRSASSDIVQDDYFRFVSDVPTGIYTIPEISSVGKTERELTEAKVPYELGQAFFKDLARAQITGEAVGMLKILFHRETREILGIHCFGDQAAEIIHIGQAIMNQKGEANSLNYFINTTFNYPTMAEAYRVAALNGLNRIF; translated from the coding sequence ATGCCAGAGCATCATTACGACGTAGTGGTTATCGGCGCCGGACCGTCCGGCGAAGGCGCTGCGATGAACGCAACGAAAAACGGCAAGCGCGTAGCCATTGTTGAAGATAAAACCACCGTAGGCGGCAACTGTACCCACTGGGGTACCATTCCGTCGAAAGCCCTGCGCCACTCGGTCAAGCAGATCATTACCTTTAACACCAACCAAATGTTCCGCGACATCGGCGAACCACGCTGGTTCTCGTTTCCGCGTGTTTTGCAGAATGCTCAAAAAGTGATCGGCACGCAGGTTAAACAGCGCACTCAATTTTATTCCCGCAACCGTATTGACTTGATCAACGGCAGCGCCTCGTTTGTTGATGCAAACCAGTTGGAAGTACGCGGCAGCAAAGGCGTGGAAATCCTGCACTTCAAGCAAGCAATTATTGCTTCGGGCTCGCGCCCTTATTTACCGCCGGATTTGAACTTTCGTCATCACCGTATTTACAACTCAGACACCGTTCTGAGCCTATCCCACACGCCGCGGACCTTGATTATTTATGGCGCAGGGGTGATTGGTTCGGAGTACGCCTCTATCTTCGCCGGGCTTGGCGTGAAAGTGGATTTAATCAACCCGGGCAGCCGCTTGCTGCAATTCCTGGATGACGATATTTCCGACGCCCTGAGTTACCACCTGCGCAACAATGGCGTTCTGGTGCGGCACAATGAAGAATACGAGTCCGTAGACGGTGACGACAGCGGCGTGGTGTTGTCTCTTAAATCTGGCAAGAAAATTCGGGCGGATGCGTTCCTATGGTGTAACGGTCGCACCGGTAACACCGACAAGCTGGCGTTGGAAAATATTGGCTTGCAGGCGAATAGCCGCGGCCAACTGGCGGTAGACGACCATTACCGCACCGAGGTAGAGAACATCTATGCTGTCGGCGATGTTATTGGCTGGCCCAGCCTGGCCAGTGCCGCCTATGACCAGGGCCGGTCTGCCTCCTCTGACATTGTCCAAGACGACTACTTCCGCTTTGTGTCAGACGTGCCTACCGGTATTTATACCATTCCGGAAATCAGTTCGGTGGGTAAAACCGAGCGCGAACTGACCGAAGCAAAAGTGCCCTACGAACTGGGCCAGGCGTTCTTCAAGGACTTGGCACGGGCGCAGATTACCGGGGAGGCGGTGGGCATGTTGAAAATTCTGTTTCACCGTGAAACCCGTGAAATTTTGGGTATTCACTGTTTTGGTGACCAAGCTGCAGAAATTATTCACATCGGCCAGGCCATCATGAATCAGAAAGGTGAAGCAAACTCTCTAAACTACTTTATCAATACCACCTTCAACTACCCGACCATGGCAGAAGCCTATCGGGTAGCAGCACTGAACGGACTGAACCGGATTTTCTAG
- the nqrM gene encoding (Na+)-NQR maturation NqrM, producing MGTFFLVFFIVILLVAGMSVGVIFGRKPISGTCGGIGALGISSSCDICGGNTQKCEENTERVGGEADSSLGSDATRPKS from the coding sequence ATGGGTACTTTTTTTCTGGTGTTTTTTATTGTGATTCTGCTGGTAGCGGGCATGTCGGTGGGCGTTATTTTTGGCCGCAAACCGATCAGCGGTACCTGCGGTGGCATTGGCGCACTGGGCATCAGCTCCTCTTGTGATATATGCGGCGGCAACACCCAGAAATGTGAAGAAAACACCGAACGCGTTGGGGGCGAAGCAGATAGCAGTCTGGGCTCCGATGCCACTCGTCCTAAAAGCTGA
- a CDS encoding FAD:protein FMN transferase, translating to MLFNMVKPARAVMISVFFALVVAALAGCSFKPEQQIWEISGPIFGTRYHISVVMEEDQPRLQELAGGIEQALESVDAAMSTWREDSELSRFNTLPDQSDWTALSAPLYTVLLEAETVSALTDGAFDITIGPVVNLWGFGPNARPEKMPDEATLARILARTGHEKIELRDQPPGIRTSEAQYLDLSAIAKGYGVDEVARYLAAEGISGYLVEIGGEVSVGGLKPDGSAWRLAIETPGDAAEQVNRIVALGGVVDGALAVDSFRNDRALATSGDYRNYYEFDGQRYSHTLDPETGKPITHNLASVTVIAENCMRADALATGFNVMGFEDAMALAVRENIPAYFIVRGEAGFETHYTPAFSSFITQ from the coding sequence ATGTTATTCAACATGGTTAAACCCGCCCGGGCGGTCATGATCAGTGTGTTTTTTGCACTGGTTGTGGCGGCCTTGGCGGGTTGTTCGTTTAAGCCGGAACAACAGATCTGGGAAATCTCCGGGCCGATCTTTGGCACCCGTTACCACATCAGCGTGGTGATGGAAGAGGACCAGCCCAGGCTTCAGGAGCTTGCCGGCGGTATTGAACAGGCTCTGGAGAGCGTAGACGCAGCCATGTCGACCTGGCGCGAGGATTCAGAACTGTCACGCTTTAATACGCTGCCAGACCAGTCCGATTGGACCGCGTTGTCAGCCCCTTTGTATACCGTGCTGCTGGAAGCGGAAACGGTGTCAGCGCTCACTGACGGCGCCTTTGATATCACTATAGGCCCTGTGGTCAATCTGTGGGGGTTTGGCCCGAATGCGCGGCCAGAAAAAATGCCAGACGAGGCCACGTTGGCCAGAATATTAGCGCGTACCGGTCATGAAAAAATCGAGCTGCGCGACCAGCCCCCCGGCATACGTACCAGTGAAGCGCAGTATCTGGATTTAAGTGCTATTGCCAAAGGCTACGGCGTTGACGAAGTCGCCCGCTATTTGGCAGCAGAAGGCATTAGCGGTTATTTGGTCGAAATCGGCGGTGAAGTCAGTGTTGGAGGGCTCAAGCCCGATGGTTCGGCCTGGCGCTTGGCCATCGAAACACCCGGAGATGCCGCAGAGCAGGTGAATCGCATAGTCGCGTTGGGTGGAGTGGTGGACGGAGCCTTAGCTGTGGACAGTTTCCGGAATGATCGTGCCCTGGCTACTTCCGGCGACTATCGTAACTATTACGAATTTGACGGACAGCGTTACTCCCATACACTGGACCCGGAAACCGGTAAACCGATTACCCACAACCTGGCGTCGGTCACAGTGATTGCGGAAAACTGTATGCGCGCTGACGCTCTGGCTACCGGTTTTAATGTCATGGGATTCGAAGATGCCATGGCGTTGGCGGTCCGCGAGAATATACCGGCTTATTTTATAGTGCGCGGTGAGGCGGGGTTTGAAACCCACTACACACCGGCATTTTCATCCTTTATAACCCAGTAG
- the nqrF gene encoding NADH:ubiquinone reductase (Na(+)-transporting) subunit F: MNTEIILGVVMFTVIVLALVAIILAARSKLVSTGDVTIEINDDPEHTVQTEAGGKLLNTLAGSGIFLSSACGGGGTCAQCKCKVFEGGGAMLPTEKTHFTNREEKEGWRLSCQVPVKQDMKIEVPEEFFGVKKWECEVVSNHNQATFIKELILKLPEGEEVAFRAGGYVQLECPAYEIDFKEFAIEEEFREDWNKHDIWRYKAINKEDTIRAYSMANYPEEKGVLKFNIRIATPPPGTDHNPGIMSSFVFDLKPGDKMTVMGPFGEFFAKKTDAEMVFVGGGAGMAPMRSHIFDQLKRLNSKRKISFWYGARSVREMFYVEDFDGLAKENDNFEWHVALSDPQPNDDWNGDTGFIHNVLFENYLKDHPAPEDCEFYMCGPPIMNASVIKMLKDLGVEDENIMLDDFGG, encoded by the coding sequence ATGAATACAGAAATTATTCTCGGCGTAGTCATGTTCACCGTGATTGTCTTGGCGCTGGTTGCGATTATTCTCGCGGCCCGCTCCAAGCTTGTCAGTACCGGTGATGTGACCATCGAAATTAACGACGACCCCGAGCACACGGTGCAAACCGAAGCCGGCGGTAAGCTACTGAACACACTGGCCGGCAGCGGTATTTTCCTGTCGTCTGCCTGTGGTGGCGGCGGCACCTGCGCCCAGTGTAAGTGCAAGGTTTTTGAAGGCGGCGGTGCGATGCTGCCCACCGAAAAAACCCACTTCACTAACCGGGAAGAAAAAGAAGGCTGGCGCCTGTCGTGCCAGGTTCCGGTAAAGCAGGACATGAAAATTGAAGTGCCGGAAGAGTTCTTCGGTGTTAAGAAGTGGGAATGCGAAGTGGTGAGCAACCACAACCAGGCCACCTTCATCAAAGAATTGATTCTGAAGTTGCCAGAGGGTGAAGAAGTTGCCTTTCGTGCTGGCGGTTATGTACAGCTGGAATGCCCGGCGTACGAAATCGACTTCAAGGAATTTGCGATTGAAGAAGAGTTCCGTGAAGATTGGAACAAGCACGATATTTGGCGCTACAAGGCCATCAACAAGGAGGATACGATCCGTGCTTACTCCATGGCCAACTACCCGGAAGAGAAGGGCGTGCTGAAGTTTAACATCCGTATCGCCACGCCACCTCCGGGCACCGACCACAACCCGGGAATCATGTCGAGTTTTGTGTTTGATTTGAAACCAGGGGACAAGATGACCGTGATGGGTCCGTTTGGTGAGTTCTTCGCCAAGAAGACCGATGCGGAAATGGTGTTTGTGGGCGGCGGTGCCGGTATGGCGCCCATGCGTTCCCACATCTTTGATCAGCTCAAACGGCTGAACTCCAAGCGCAAGATCAGCTTCTGGTATGGCGCACGTAGCGTACGGGAAATGTTCTACGTCGAAGACTTTGACGGTCTGGCCAAAGAAAACGATAACTTTGAGTGGCACGTGGCTTTGTCTGACCCCCAGCCAAACGACGACTGGAATGGTGACACCGGATTTATCCACAATGTGCTGTTTGAAAACTATCTGAAAGATCACCCGGCACCCGAAGACTGCGAGTTTTACATGTGCGGGCCGCCCATCATGAACGCATCGGTTATCAAGATGCTGAAAGATCTGGGCGTAGAAGATGAAAACATCATGTTGGATGACTTCGGAGGCTAG
- the nqrE gene encoding NADH:ubiquinone reductase (Na(+)-transporting) subunit E: protein MEHYISLLIKAVFVENMALAFFLGMCTFLAISKKIEAATGLGIAVVVVLTLTVPVNNLIYNNILREGALSWAGLPNTDLSFLGLITYIGVIAAIVQIMEMVLDKYIPALYAALGVFLPLITVNCAILGAALFMVERDYTFSESVVYGFGAGVGWALAIVALAGIREKLKYSDVPEGLRGLGITFITVGLMSLGFMSFSGISL from the coding sequence ATGGAACATTACATCAGCCTGCTGATTAAGGCCGTTTTCGTTGAAAACATGGCTCTGGCCTTCTTCCTGGGTATGTGCACCTTCCTGGCGATCTCCAAGAAAATTGAAGCCGCAACCGGTCTGGGTATTGCCGTTGTGGTGGTTCTAACCCTTACCGTGCCGGTGAACAACCTGATTTACAACAACATCCTGCGTGAAGGTGCGTTGTCTTGGGCCGGATTGCCCAACACAGACCTGAGCTTTTTGGGATTGATTACGTACATTGGTGTAATCGCAGCGATTGTGCAGATCATGGAAATGGTTTTGGACAAGTACATACCTGCGCTATACGCCGCACTTGGGGTGTTTTTGCCGCTTATTACCGTGAACTGCGCCATTTTGGGTGCAGCCCTTTTCATGGTAGAGCGCGACTACACCTTCAGTGAGAGTGTGGTGTACGGTTTCGGCGCCGGCGTAGGTTGGGCACTGGCGATTGTGGCTTTGGCCGGCATTCGGGAAAAACTCAAGTACAGCGATGTACCGGAAGGCCTGCGTGGCTTGGGCATAACCTTTATTACCGTGGGTTTGATGTCATTGGGCTTTATGTCTTTCTCCGGCATTTCCCTGTAA
- a CDS encoding NADH:ubiquinone reductase (Na(+)-transporting) subunit D has product MSEMTAKQVLFEPIFSNNPIGLQILGICSALAVTTSMNVTIVMCLSVTAVTAFSNLAVSLVRAKIPNSIRIIAQMTIIASLVIVVDQLLKAYAYEVSKQLSVFVGLIITNCIVMGRAEGFAMKNGPWLSFLDGIGNGMGYSVMLLFVAFFRELLGAGSLFGVTLMVPVSQGGWYVPNGLLLLPPSAFFIIGLAIWALRAWKPEQVEEADYKMSRHTHKEAF; this is encoded by the coding sequence ATGTCCGAAATGACCGCGAAACAGGTTCTGTTTGAACCGATTTTCAGCAACAACCCGATTGGGTTGCAGATTTTGGGTATCTGTTCAGCGTTGGCGGTAACCACCAGCATGAACGTCACCATTGTTATGTGTCTTTCCGTTACTGCGGTAACTGCGTTTTCCAACCTGGCGGTATCGCTGGTGCGGGCGAAGATTCCGAACAGTATTCGCATCATCGCCCAGATGACCATTATTGCTTCTCTGGTTATCGTGGTGGATCAGTTGCTAAAGGCATACGCCTATGAAGTTTCGAAGCAGCTGTCGGTATTCGTTGGTCTGATTATTACCAACTGTATCGTTATGGGTCGCGCTGAAGGTTTCGCCATGAAGAATGGCCCCTGGCTGAGCTTTCTTGACGGCATCGGTAACGGCATGGGCTACTCGGTGATGTTGCTGTTCGTCGCCTTCTTCCGTGAGTTGCTGGGTGCCGGTTCGCTATTTGGCGTTACCCTGATGGTGCCTGTCAGCCAGGGCGGATGGTACGTCCCCAACGGGCTGCTGCTGTTGCCGCCCAGCGCGTTCTTTATTATCGGCCTGGCCATCTGGGCCTTGCGTGCCTGGAAACCAGAACAGGTGGAGGAGGCAGACTACAAAATGTCACGCCACACCCATAAGGAGGCCTTCTGA
- a CDS encoding Na(+)-translocating NADH-quinone reductase subunit C, whose protein sequence is MAKAKETVARTLMVALVLSIVFSVIVSTAAVMLRPAQIKNQNLDIKTNILAASGMLPQAASAEQIEDIFTRFDVRLVDLDSGAFVEPASVNVQDPMKYDMYKAASNPDMSTNIPSKEDLAGIKRRPNVAKVYLLREGDEVKRVVLPIHGYGLWSTLYGFVSLEGDLNTIEGLGFYAHAETPGLGGEVDNPRWKSQWVGKQVYDEDKTEPQIRLVKGGVDANTANKQHKVDALSGATLTSRGVEHLVNYWMGDRGYAAFLKKLREGEV, encoded by the coding sequence GTGGCTAAAGCTAAAGAAACAGTCGCCAGAACATTAATGGTCGCTTTGGTACTGAGTATTGTGTTTTCAGTTATCGTGTCGACTGCTGCAGTAATGCTGCGCCCGGCTCAGATCAAAAATCAGAACCTGGACATCAAAACCAACATTTTGGCGGCCTCGGGCATGTTGCCGCAAGCTGCCAGTGCCGAGCAGATCGAAGATATCTTCACCCGCTTTGACGTTCGCCTGGTAGATTTGGATTCTGGCGCTTTTGTTGAGCCTGCATCGGTCAATGTTCAAGACCCGATGAAGTACGACATGTACAAAGCCGCGTCGAACCCCGATATGTCCACCAATATTCCTTCCAAGGAAGACCTGGCGGGCATCAAGCGTCGTCCTAATGTAGCCAAGGTGTATCTGTTGCGCGAAGGCGACGAGGTGAAGCGCGTTGTACTGCCGATTCACGGTTATGGTTTGTGGTCTACTTTGTATGGGTTCGTATCCCTTGAGGGCGACTTGAATACCATCGAAGGCTTGGGCTTTTACGCCCACGCGGAAACACCAGGCCTGGGTGGCGAGGTGGATAACCCGCGCTGGAAGTCGCAGTGGGTAGGCAAGCAGGTTTACGACGAAGACAAAACCGAGCCGCAGATTCGCCTGGTAAAAGGCGGAGTTGATGCCAATACCGCGAACAAGCAACACAAAGTGGACGCGCTTTCCGGTGCCACCTTGACCAGTCGCGGTGTGGAGCATCTTGTAAATTATTGGATGGGTGATCGTGGCTACGCGGCGTTCCTCAAGAAACTTCGTGAAGGGGAGGTCTGA
- a CDS encoding NADH:ubiquinone reductase (Na(+)-transporting) subunit B, producing MAIRQFLDGIEHHFEKGGRHERWYALYEAVDTIFYSPSSVTKSTSHVRDGIDLKRIMITVWLCTFPAMFFGMWNIGFQANSYLATNPEALIGDGGLRTAFINALAVTGAGAGLLDNFIYGMAYFIPIYAVTFIVGGFWEVMFATVRRHEINEGFFVTSILFALICPPTVPLWQVALGITFGIVIGKEVFGGTGKNFLNPALTGRAFLYFAYPAQISGDTVWTAVDGFSGATSLSWAASGGVEALESQIGWANAFIGTIQGSMGETSTLAVLAGGAVLLIMKIASYRIVGGVLLGMIATSLLMNVVGSETNPMFAVPAHWHLVIGGFAFGMMFMATDPVSSAMTHTGRWCFGILVGVMTVLIRVVNPAFPEGIMLAILFANLFAPLMDHYVVQANVKRRLARG from the coding sequence ATGGCTATCCGACAGTTTCTCGACGGAATAGAGCACCATTTTGAAAAAGGCGGTCGTCACGAGCGTTGGTACGCGCTCTACGAAGCGGTAGACACCATTTTCTACTCGCCCAGTTCGGTCACCAAATCCACCTCTCACGTGCGTGATGGCATTGACCTGAAACGCATCATGATCACAGTGTGGCTATGCACCTTTCCGGCCATGTTTTTCGGTATGTGGAACATCGGTTTTCAGGCCAACAGCTACCTGGCCACCAACCCGGAGGCTTTGATCGGAGACGGCGGTTTGCGCACGGCGTTTATTAACGCTTTGGCGGTAACCGGCGCGGGTGCTGGCTTGCTGGATAATTTCATCTACGGTATGGCCTATTTTATTCCCATCTACGCGGTGACCTTTATTGTCGGCGGGTTCTGGGAAGTGATGTTTGCCACCGTGCGTCGCCATGAAATCAACGAGGGCTTTTTCGTAACCTCGATTTTGTTTGCGCTGATTTGCCCGCCTACCGTGCCTTTGTGGCAAGTGGCTTTGGGCATTACCTTCGGTATCGTGATCGGTAAAGAAGTGTTTGGCGGAACTGGCAAAAACTTCCTCAACCCAGCGCTGACCGGCCGTGCTTTCTTGTACTTCGCCTACCCCGCGCAGATCTCCGGTGACACGGTATGGACAGCGGTCGACGGTTTTAGCGGCGCGACATCCCTGAGCTGGGCTGCTAGCGGCGGTGTTGAAGCTCTGGAAAGCCAGATTGGTTGGGCGAACGCATTCATTGGGACCATTCAGGGCTCTATGGGTGAAACCTCAACCCTGGCTGTGCTGGCAGGTGGCGCTGTGCTGCTGATCATGAAAATAGCCTCTTATCGCATTGTTGGGGGCGTATTGCTGGGCATGATTGCCACTTCGTTGCTAATGAATGTGGTGGGGTCAGAAACGAATCCCATGTTTGCCGTGCCGGCACACTGGCACTTGGTGATTGGTGGGTTTGCCTTTGGTATGATGTTTATGGCGACAGATCCGGTATCGTCTGCCATGACCCACACCGGCCGCTGGTGCTTCGGCATTTTGGTGGGCGTGATGACCGTTCTGATACGTGTCGTAAACCCGGCCTTTCCCGAAGGCATCATGCTGGCGATTCTGTTCGCCAACCTGTTTGCCCCGCTGATGGACCACTACGTTGTTCAGGCCAATGTTAAACGGAGGCTCGCTCGTGGCTAA
- a CDS encoding Na(+)-translocating NADH-quinone reductase subunit A, translating to MIKITKGLDLPISGAPEQTITDGKPIRHVALVGFDYNGMKPTMVVKEGDRVKRGTLLFMDKKTEGVRYTSPAAGVVKEINRGDRRVFQSIVIEIDGNEAEIFARYNEADIAGLERQQVVDNLIESGLWATLVTRPYSKVPAIDSAPHSIFVSVMDTNPLAADPTIIIAENSKAFENGLSIIAKLTTGKVFVTGKPGSNVAVPKSDAIEVNQCDGVHPAGNVGTHIHYLDPVSLSKTVWSVNYQDVIDIGKLFVTGELPIERIVSIGGPKALKPRLVRTRLGASLVELLDGETETDCELRPISGSVFGGRRAEGTCAYLGRFANQVSVLAEGNSRHFMAYLSPGVNKFSTLNIYLSKLTGGKRFNFNTSTNGSERAMVPVGAYERVMPLDILPTQLLRALIVGDTEMAQKLGALELDEEDLALCTFVCPGKYEYGPILRENLTRIEIEG from the coding sequence ATGATAAAGATCACAAAAGGCCTGGATCTTCCCATCAGCGGCGCCCCCGAACAGACCATCACCGACGGCAAACCGATTCGCCACGTGGCACTTGTCGGCTTTGACTATAACGGCATGAAGCCGACGATGGTTGTGAAGGAAGGAGATCGCGTTAAACGCGGCACGCTGCTGTTTATGGACAAGAAGACCGAAGGCGTTCGTTACACCTCACCGGCAGCGGGCGTGGTGAAAGAGATCAACCGTGGTGACCGTCGGGTTTTCCAGTCGATTGTCATCGAAATTGATGGCAACGAGGCGGAAATCTTCGCGCGTTACAACGAAGCCGATATCGCGGGCCTGGAGCGCCAGCAGGTTGTTGATAACCTGATCGAATCCGGGTTGTGGGCGACGCTGGTAACGCGTCCGTACAGCAAAGTGCCGGCTATTGACTCTGCGCCTCATTCAATCTTCGTGTCGGTGATGGATACCAACCCGCTGGCCGCAGACCCTACCATCATCATTGCCGAAAACAGCAAGGCCTTTGAAAATGGCCTGAGCATTATTGCCAAACTGACCACCGGCAAGGTGTTTGTAACAGGTAAGCCGGGCTCAAACGTGGCAGTGCCCAAATCTGATGCTATTGAAGTCAATCAGTGTGACGGTGTTCACCCTGCCGGTAACGTAGGCACCCATATTCATTACCTGGACCCGGTATCGCTCAGCAAAACTGTGTGGTCTGTGAATTACCAGGACGTGATTGATATTGGCAAGCTGTTCGTCACCGGTGAACTTCCGATTGAGCGTATTGTCTCAATTGGCGGTCCAAAAGCTCTGAAGCCTCGCTTGGTTCGTACACGTTTAGGAGCCAGTCTGGTTGAGTTGTTGGATGGCGAAACCGAAACCGACTGCGAACTGCGTCCGATATCGGGCTCAGTGTTTGGCGGCCGACGGGCCGAAGGCACCTGCGCCTACTTAGGGCGCTTCGCCAATCAGGTGTCGGTGCTGGCTGAAGGCAATAGCAGGCACTTCATGGCCTACCTGTCGCCGGGTGTGAATAAATTCTCGACGCTAAACATCTACCTGTCAAAACTGACCGGTGGCAAACGATTCAACTTCAATACCAGCACCAACGGCAGCGAGCGAGCGATGGTTCCAGTGGGCGCTTACGAGCGCGTCATGCCGTTGGACATATTGCCAACCCAGCTGTTGCGGGCGTTAATTGTCGGTGACACGGAAATGGCCCAGAAACTGGGCGCGCTGGAACTGGATGAAGAAGATCTGGCTCTGTGCACCTTCGTGTGTCCGGGTAAATATGAATACGGGCCAATTCTCCGAGAGAACCTGACCCGCATCGAGATCGAGGGCTAA